One genomic segment of Hymenobacter psoromatis includes these proteins:
- the dcd gene encoding dCTP deaminase codes for MILTDQQIRAEMARGTIVVQPYDPACLGTNSYDVHLGRYLATYDDAVLDARAHNRITTFELSAEEGYVLQPGILYLGVTQEYTETHAHVPFLEGKSSVGRLGIDIHATAGKGDVGFCNYWTLEISVSMPVRVYPGMPIGQLIYFSIQGDVQTLYNHKQSAKYNERSERPVESMMWKNQF; via the coding sequence ATGATTCTAACCGACCAGCAAATCCGCGCCGAGATGGCGCGCGGTACCATTGTAGTGCAACCCTACGACCCGGCCTGCCTGGGGACCAACTCCTACGACGTACACCTGGGCCGTTACCTGGCTACCTACGACGACGCGGTGCTCGATGCCCGCGCCCACAACCGCATCACAACCTTTGAGCTATCGGCCGAAGAAGGCTACGTGCTGCAACCCGGCATCCTATACCTGGGCGTGACGCAGGAATACACCGAAACGCACGCCCACGTGCCGTTTTTGGAGGGTAAGAGCAGCGTAGGCCGGCTGGGCATCGACATTCATGCTACCGCTGGCAAGGGCGACGTGGGGTTTTGCAACTACTGGACCCTGGAAATTAGTGTTTCGATGCCCGTGCGCGTGTATCCGGGTATGCCCATTGGGCAGCTTATCTATTTTAGTATTCAAGGAGATGTGCAAACGCTGTACAACCACAAGCAGTCGGCTAAATACAACGAGCGCAGCGAGCGCCCGGTAGAGAGTATGATGTGGAAAAACCAGTTTTAA
- the hemL gene encoding glutamate-1-semialdehyde 2,1-aminomutase, producing the protein MTTSENLFARAQELIPGGVNSPVRAFRAVGGAPIFMQSAQGAWLTDVDGNQYVDFINSWGPMILGHAPAVVLDAVRAALPDSLSFGAPTRREVELAELLIEMVPSVEKVRLVNSGTEATMSAVRVARGYTGRDKILKFEGCYHGHGDSFLIAAGSGALTLGAPDSPGVPQGVAQDTLTVPYNDLAAVEAAIAANPGQIATIIIEPVVGNMGLVAPAPGFLAGLRGLCTQHGIVLLFDEVMTGFRLAPGGAQERFGVVPDLTTLGKIIGGGLPVGAYGGRADIMNQVAPAGKVYQAGTLSGNPLATAAGLAQLRYLHEHPEVYAQLEATSTRLADGTRQIAQELGLNYTVNQVGSMFSLFFTPEPVTNLEDAKKADLPAFGRYFHAMLRRGIYLAPSQFEALFVSTAITDELVEKYLRACRESLVEAHPASS; encoded by the coding sequence TTGACTACTTCTGAAAATCTATTTGCTCGCGCCCAGGAGTTAATTCCGGGCGGGGTTAATTCGCCGGTGCGGGCCTTCCGGGCAGTGGGCGGCGCGCCCATATTTATGCAGTCAGCGCAGGGCGCGTGGCTCACTGATGTAGATGGCAACCAGTACGTTGACTTCATCAACTCCTGGGGGCCGATGATACTGGGGCACGCGCCCGCCGTGGTGCTCGACGCCGTGCGCGCGGCCCTGCCCGACTCGCTGTCGTTTGGTGCGCCCACCCGGCGCGAGGTGGAGCTGGCCGAATTACTCATCGAGATGGTGCCGAGCGTAGAGAAAGTCCGCCTCGTCAACTCCGGCACCGAGGCCACGATGTCGGCCGTGCGGGTGGCGCGGGGCTACACCGGCCGCGACAAGATTCTCAAATTTGAGGGCTGCTACCACGGCCACGGCGACTCGTTTCTGATTGCCGCCGGCTCGGGGGCGCTCACGCTGGGCGCACCCGATTCGCCGGGCGTGCCGCAGGGCGTGGCCCAGGATACACTCACGGTGCCCTACAACGACCTGGCCGCCGTGGAAGCCGCCATCGCGGCCAATCCGGGCCAGATTGCCACCATCATTATTGAGCCGGTGGTGGGCAATATGGGCCTCGTGGCCCCGGCCCCCGGCTTTTTGGCCGGGCTGCGCGGGCTGTGCACTCAGCACGGCATCGTGCTGCTGTTTGATGAGGTGATGACGGGCTTTCGCCTGGCTCCCGGCGGCGCGCAGGAGCGTTTCGGCGTGGTGCCCGACCTTACGACGCTCGGCAAAATCATCGGCGGAGGCCTGCCCGTGGGGGCTTACGGCGGCCGCGCCGACATTATGAACCAGGTGGCACCCGCCGGCAAGGTGTACCAGGCCGGCACGCTTTCGGGCAACCCGCTGGCCACGGCCGCCGGCCTGGCCCAGCTGCGCTACCTGCACGAGCACCCCGAGGTATACGCGCAGCTCGAAGCCACCAGCACCCGCCTGGCCGATGGCACCCGCCAGATTGCCCAGGAGTTGGGCTTAAATTATACCGTCAATCAGGTCGGCTCCATGTTCAGCCTCTTCTTCACCCCGGAGCCAGTCACTAACCTGGAAGACGCCAAGAAGGCCGACCTGCCAGCGTTTGGGCGCTACTTCCACGCCATGCTGCGGCGCGGCATCTACCTGGCTCCGTCGCAGTTCGAGGCCCTGTTCGTGTCCACGGCCATCACTGACGAGCTAGTGGAAAAATACCTTCGCGCCTGCCGCGAATCGTTGGTAGAGGCGCATCCAGCTAGTAGCTGA
- a CDS encoding ABC transporter substrate-binding protein, which translates to MTHSYRAAGRPGRWLLLLPLLLLSLAAAAQGQLARYRTGQAQLDQGHFAAAMKELEPLAQPINHFAQAPDAAYLYAVAATRAGQWAEAEQMLNLVRNQYLTYPGLNEVLYLQGQVSFEQGDYDTALRTLGLLPAAQYGPLREAMQASYLAKLKDRTTWQRLRKRYPQSALLGRCYADFLAASGPLTPADRQQLDALITQFKLDRKPYASALATAPAAPKALPRKATYNIGVLLPFELTDNTWQTKSQNRFVTDLYAGLRLAQDSLQRAGRPVQLFTYDTGADTLTLKTVLALPELAGMDMLIGPVYKSGARLLAQYAREHQIVCVNPLSQDADLVLDNPYHYLYSPSAATQGRVAAQFAATTFGTGRPAVLLHEETKDDNDFAAAYQAAYEAAGGHVAATHSFHPDDPAGLAAALLPAELTGASHLVVASDNRKTGPAAFAALAAVPAATRPALLVPGTWLDNPELGLGQLGGAGVYYYYPKYYDRAAAGYRRFRQLYLAQQKLPPSVFASQGFELLLFFGNALAQYGPAFQGALATLPPQPGAIFEPLTYPNGAHDNQTVPLLKLSNLEPRILNK; encoded by the coding sequence ATGACTCACTCGTACCGCGCCGCTGGGCGGCCGGGGCGGTGGCTGTTGCTACTGCCGCTGCTGCTGCTGAGCCTGGCTGCCGCCGCCCAAGGCCAGCTGGCACGCTACCGCACCGGCCAAGCTCAACTTGACCAAGGCCACTTCGCGGCCGCCATGAAGGAGCTGGAGCCGTTGGCTCAGCCTATCAACCACTTCGCGCAGGCTCCCGACGCGGCCTACCTCTATGCCGTGGCCGCCACCCGCGCCGGCCAGTGGGCCGAGGCCGAGCAGATGCTCAACCTCGTGCGCAACCAGTATTTAACCTACCCCGGCCTGAACGAGGTGCTGTACCTGCAAGGACAGGTATCGTTTGAACAGGGCGACTACGACACCGCCCTGCGCACGCTGGGCCTGCTGCCCGCCGCCCAATATGGCCCGCTGCGCGAAGCGATGCAGGCCAGCTACTTAGCCAAGCTGAAGGACCGTACTACCTGGCAGCGCCTGCGCAAGCGCTACCCCCAAAGCGCGCTGCTGGGCCGCTGCTACGCCGATTTTCTGGCGGCCAGCGGCCCACTTACTCCCGCCGACCGCCAGCAGCTCGACGCGCTCATTACCCAGTTTAAGCTCGACCGCAAGCCCTACGCGTCGGCCCTGGCTACGGCCCCGGCCGCGCCCAAGGCTCTTCCTCGCAAGGCTACTTATAACATCGGGGTGCTGCTGCCCTTCGAGCTAACCGATAATACCTGGCAGACCAAGAGCCAAAACCGCTTTGTGACCGACCTTTACGCCGGCCTGCGCCTGGCTCAGGACTCGTTGCAGCGCGCCGGGCGGCCGGTGCAGCTCTTTACCTACGACACGGGGGCCGATACGCTCACGCTCAAAACCGTGCTAGCCCTGCCCGAGCTGGCGGGCATGGATATGCTCATCGGGCCGGTGTATAAGTCGGGGGCGCGGCTGCTGGCCCAATACGCCCGCGAGCACCAGATTGTGTGCGTTAACCCACTTTCGCAAGATGCTGACCTGGTGCTGGATAACCCCTACCACTACCTCTACTCGCCCAGCGCGGCTACCCAGGGGCGGGTGGCGGCGCAGTTCGCGGCTACCACGTTTGGCACCGGCCGGCCGGCCGTGCTGCTGCACGAAGAAACCAAGGACGACAACGATTTTGCCGCTGCCTACCAGGCAGCCTACGAGGCCGCCGGCGGTCACGTGGCGGCCACCCATTCCTTCCACCCCGATGACCCCGCCGGCCTCGCGGCCGCCTTACTGCCTGCCGAGCTGACCGGCGCGAGCCACCTCGTGGTGGCCTCCGACAACCGTAAAACCGGACCTGCCGCCTTCGCCGCGCTGGCCGCCGTGCCCGCCGCCACCCGGCCCGCGCTGCTGGTGCCCGGCACCTGGCTCGATAACCCAGAGCTGGGCCTGGGGCAGCTGGGTGGCGCGGGCGTGTACTATTACTACCCCAAATACTACGACCGTGCGGCTGCCGGCTACCGGCGCTTCCGGCAGCTCTACCTGGCGCAGCAAAAGCTGCCGCCCTCAGTATTTGCCAGCCAGGGCTTCGAGCTACTGCTCTTTTTTGGCAATGCTCTGGCGCAATATGGGCCCGCATTCCAGGGCGCGCTGGCCACCCTACCCCCCCAGCCGGGCGCCATCTTCGAGCCCCTCACCTATCCCAACGGCGCGCACGACAACCAAACCGTACCGCTGCTCAAACTTAGCAACCTCGAACCGCGGATATTGAATAAATAA
- a CDS encoding DUF1361 domain-containing protein — translation MPLSPGALRYRLPLLLVLGLSLALSFALIAVRILLTGQLQFTFLLWNLFLAAIPFGLSAALTLAARPPAGRLLLPVGAVWLLFFPNAPYLITDLFHLVPRRGVPYWYDLALIMSCAWNGLMLAFASLLDMHTLVRQRLGFWAGWGFVNLALGLSAFGVYLGRYLRYNSWDILSNPFTLFYDIVQRLLHPFHNWQTWGVTVVFWAFLLIAYATVRLLGRGQEIRE, via the coding sequence ATGCCGCTTTCGCCCGGTGCCCTGCGCTACCGCCTGCCCCTGCTGCTCGTGCTGGGCTTGTCGCTGGCCCTCAGCTTCGCCCTCATTGCAGTGCGCATCCTGCTCACTGGGCAGCTGCAATTCACGTTTTTGCTCTGGAATCTATTTTTGGCGGCCATCCCATTTGGCCTGAGCGCGGCCCTGACGCTGGCCGCCCGCCCGCCCGCCGGGCGGTTGCTGCTGCCCGTCGGGGCGGTGTGGCTGCTGTTTTTCCCCAACGCGCCTTACCTCATCACCGACCTCTTCCACCTGGTACCACGCCGCGGCGTGCCCTACTGGTACGATTTGGCCCTCATCATGTCCTGCGCCTGGAACGGGCTGATGCTGGCCTTCGCCTCCCTGCTCGATATGCACACGCTGGTGCGCCAGCGCCTGGGCTTCTGGGCGGGCTGGGGCTTCGTGAATTTGGCGCTGGGCCTCAGCGCGTTCGGCGTGTACCTGGGCCGCTACCTGCGCTACAATTCCTGGGATATTCTCAGCAACCCCTTCACCCTCTTCTACGACATCGTGCAGCGCCTGCTGCATCCCTTCCACAACTGGCAAACCTGGGGCGTCACGGTCGTTTTCTGGGCCTTCCTGCTCATCGCCTACGCCACCGTGCGCCTGCTGGGGAGAGGGCAGGAAATTAGGGAGTAG
- a CDS encoding ArnT family glycosyltransferase codes for MKIRLPLLFALVKLLSSLALVGYGTYELQRDEYLYLDYGRHLAWGYLEVPPLTALQSWLTLALGGGFFWVKMWPLLWGSGTIYVVVRLAQRLGGGPWAQALAGVCYLCTVYGRLNLLFQPNSFEVFSFTLGTYLLVRHAQPDGQPRHLYWLGLVLGLGVLNKFTTFFFIAAALAALLLTAPRTLARRPFWRAVGIALLVAAPTLAWQLAHGLPFRHHMALLHATQLVHVTAAGFWQQQLLLCVAALLVWGPGLVAALRGQPRPAVRVVGWVYVFGLLILNLLHGKSYYALGYYPALFAVGAVWWQARLARAATPLRLVRAAFLVGPLVVVLPLGPLLFPVLPPAMMQRLGQLAFYQQTGFYRWEDGQAHPLPQDYADMLGWRELADKIWRAYQALPDSTRARTLIKCDNYGQAGAINYYNRDRPLPPATSFNGSYLFWFPAPPARPYRHVLLIGEGHPDELIPYFQSFQKVGEITNAYAREQGTTIYLGTGPTPALLARANRERLAELAAWEGMSREQ; via the coding sequence TTGAAAATCCGCCTACCCCTGCTGTTTGCCTTGGTTAAGCTCCTCTCCAGCCTGGCGCTGGTAGGCTATGGCACCTACGAGCTGCAACGTGACGAGTATTTATACCTCGACTATGGCCGCCACCTGGCCTGGGGCTACCTCGAAGTGCCGCCCCTCACGGCTCTGCAAAGCTGGCTGACGCTGGCGCTGGGCGGCGGGTTTTTCTGGGTGAAAATGTGGCCGCTGCTTTGGGGCAGCGGCACTATTTACGTGGTGGTGCGACTGGCCCAGCGGCTGGGCGGCGGACCCTGGGCGCAGGCGCTGGCCGGCGTGTGCTACCTCTGCACCGTCTACGGCCGGCTCAACCTGCTATTTCAACCCAACTCGTTCGAGGTATTTAGCTTTACATTAGGTACTTACCTACTAGTGCGCCATGCGCAGCCTGATGGCCAGCCGCGCCACCTCTACTGGCTGGGCTTGGTGCTGGGGCTGGGCGTGCTCAATAAATTCACGACCTTCTTCTTCATCGCCGCCGCGCTGGCGGCCCTGCTGCTGACGGCCCCGCGCACCCTGGCACGGCGGCCCTTCTGGCGGGCAGTGGGCATTGCCCTACTGGTGGCTGCGCCCACGCTGGCGTGGCAGCTGGCGCACGGGCTACCCTTTCGGCACCATATGGCGCTGCTGCACGCTACGCAGCTGGTGCACGTAACGGCCGCCGGCTTCTGGCAGCAGCAGCTACTGCTGTGCGTAGCGGCGCTGCTAGTGTGGGGGCCGGGGCTGGTGGCGGCTTTACGGGGTCAGCCCCGGCCGGCGGTGCGGGTTGTGGGCTGGGTGTATGTATTTGGGCTGTTGATTCTCAACTTATTACACGGCAAAAGCTATTACGCGCTGGGCTACTACCCGGCGCTGTTTGCGGTGGGCGCGGTGTGGTGGCAGGCCCGGCTGGCGCGGGCAGCCACCCCGCTACGGCTGGTGCGAGCGGCTTTTTTGGTGGGGCCACTGGTGGTGGTGCTGCCGCTAGGGCCGCTGCTGTTTCCGGTGCTGCCGCCGGCCATGATGCAACGCCTGGGGCAGCTGGCTTTTTACCAGCAAACCGGCTTCTACCGTTGGGAAGACGGCCAGGCGCACCCGCTACCCCAGGACTATGCCGATATGCTGGGCTGGCGCGAGCTGGCCGACAAAATCTGGCGGGCCTACCAGGCGCTGCCCGACTCCACGCGCGCCCGTACCCTTATCAAATGCGATAACTACGGCCAGGCCGGGGCCATCAACTACTATAATCGCGACCGGCCCCTACCCCCCGCCACGAGCTTCAACGGCAGCTACTTATTCTGGTTTCCGGCCCCGCCGGCCCGGCCCTATCGCCACGTGCTGCTCATTGGTGAAGGCCACCCCGATGAGTTAATACCTTATTTTCAAAGCTTTCAGAAAGTGGGCGAAATTACCAATGCCTACGCCCGCGAGCAGGGCACCACCATCTACCTGGGCACCGGCCCTACCCCCGCCCTGCTGGCCCGCGCCAACCGCGAGCGCCTGGCCGAGCTAGCAGCGTGGGAGGGAATGAGTAGGGAGCAATGA